In Populus alba chromosome 9, ASM523922v2, whole genome shotgun sequence, a genomic segment contains:
- the LOC118053768 gene encoding myosin-12 isoform X3 codes for MLMRYLAFMGGRSAGSEGRTVEQQVLESNPVLEAFGNAKTVKNNNSSRFGKFVEIQFDKHGKISGAAVRTYLLERSRVCQVSDPERSYHCFYMLCAAPPEDVKKYKLGDPRTFHYLNQTNCYEVANVDDAREYLETRNAMDIVGISQDEQDAIFSIVAAILHIGNIDFVKGKEVDSSKLKDDKSRYHLRTAAELLKCDEKALEDSLCKRVIVTPDGNITKPLDPDLAVLSRDALAKTVYSKLFDWIVDKINSSIGQDPNAASLIGVLDIYGFESFKINSFEQLCINLTNEKLQQHFNQHVFKMEQEEYTREEINWSYVEFVDNQDVLDLIEKKPGGIIALLDEACMFPKSTHETFAQKMYQTYKAHKRFSKPKLARTAFTINHYAGDVTYQADHFLDKNKDYVVAEHQALLDASKCPFVANLFPPLPEETSKQSKFPSIGTRFKQQLQALMETLNTTEPHYIRCVKPNTVLKPGIFENYNVLNQLRCGGVLEAIRISCAGYPTKRTFDEFLDRFGMLAPDVLDGSDEKSASVSILDRMGLKGYQIGKTKVFLRAGQMAELDARRAEILANAVRRIQRQIRTYLARKEFITLRRATIHLQKLWRAQLARKIYEHMRKEAASIRIQKNVRTHRARTFYTNLQASAKAIQTGMRAMAARNEYRYRRRTKAATVIQTRWRRYHSLSAYKQHKIATLALQCLWRARTARKELRKLKMAARETGALKEAKDKLEKRVEELTWRLEFEKHLRLDLEEAKGQEIAKLQSSLHEMQGQLDEAHAAIIHEKEAARLAIEQAPPVIKEVPVVDNTKLELLKNQNDELENELSELKKKMEEFENKCSELEKESKARIIEAEESHQKTMKLQDAIERLELNLSNLESENQVLRQQALDASTNEDLSEELKILKSKIAELESENELLHKQPAIVEQVATPERILPQVKSFENGHQTEEEPQMTKESGPPISLLTTQRPLTDRQQENHDVLIKCLTEDKRFDETRPVAACVVYKSLLQWRSFEAEKTTIFDRIIHTIRSSIESQDNITDLAYWLSTTSTLLYLLQNTLKASNTTKISSQRNRTSPATLFGRMALGFRASSVGMGMSSGYSGMVGKGNDQSKVEAKYPALLFKQHLTAYVEKIYGLIRDSVKKEIGPFLNLCIQAPRSIRARSIRGSSKNIHLSIVAKQQSSNIHWQSIVNKLDQTLGIMTENHVPPVFTRKIFSQVFSFINVQLFNSLLLRRECCSFSNGEYVKAGLQELEQWCLKASDQFAGSSWDELRHIRQAIGFLVSHQKAQKSSDEITNELCPMLSIPQIYRIGTMFLDDKYGTQGLSSDVIGRMRTLMAEDSISMPNNTFLLDVDSSIPFSMEEIFGSLSAIHLSNMDPPPLLRQRSDFHFLLQETQTETA; via the exons ATGCTCATGAGATACCTCGCCTTCATGGGGGGGAGATCTGCAGGTAGTGAAGGAAGAACAGTAGAACAGCAAGTTTTGGAG TCCAATCCAGTATTGGAAGCATTTGGGAACGCAAAAACTGTCAAAAACAACAATTCGAG TCGATTTGGCAAGTTTGTTGAGATACAATTTGACAAGCATGGGAAAATATCTGGAGCTGCAGTTCGTACTTATCTTCTCGAAAGATCACGTGTTTGCCAAGTCTCTGACCCAGAGAGAAGCTACCATTGTTTTTACATGCTCTGTGCAGCACCACCAGAG GATGTCAAGAAATACAAGTTAGGGGACCCGAGAACTTTCCACTATTTAAATCAAACAAACTGTTACGAAGTTGCAAATGTAGATGATGCAAGGGAGTATTTGGAGACCAGAAATGCAATGGATATTGTCGGGATCAGCCAGGATGAACAG GATGCTATATTCAGCATAGTAGCTGCAATCCTCCATATCGGAAACATTGACTTTGTCAAAGGGAAGGAAGTGGATTCTTCTAAACTTAAGGATGATAAATCACGCTACCATCTTCGAACGGCAGCAGAGCTATTGAA GTGTGATGAGAAGGCACTGGAAGACTCACTTTGTAAGCGGGTTATAGTGACTCCAGATGGTAACATTACAAAACCTCTGGACCCAGATTTAGCTGTCCTAAGTCGTGATGCCTTGGCCAAGACCGTATACTCAAAGCTGTTTGACTG GATTGTAGACAAGATCAATAGTTCAATTGGTCAAGATCCTAACGCAGCAAGCTTAATTGGAGTCCTTGATATTTATGGCTTTGAAAGCTTCAAGATTAACAG TTTTGAGCAGCTCTGTATCAACTTGACAAATGAGAAGTTACAACAGCATTTTAACCAG CATGTATTCAAGATGGAGCAAGAAGAGTATACACGAGAGGAGATAAACTGGAGCTATGTAGAATTCGTAGACAACCAGGATGTTTTGGATCTTATTGAGAAG AAACCGGGAGGTATTATAGCCCTTCTTGATGAAGCCTG CATGTTTCCCAAGTCAACCCATGAGACATTTGCACAAAAGATGTACCAGACATATAAAGCTCACAAACGCTTCAGCAAGCCGAAACTTGCTCGAACAGCCTTCACAATCAATCATTATGCGGGAGAT GTTACATACCAAGCAGATCATTTTCTAGACAAAAATAAAGACTATGTTGTAGCGGAACATCAAGCTCTATTAGATGCTTCCAAGTGTCCTTTTGTTGCTAACCTTTTCCCTCCACTACCTGAAGAAACATCTAAGCAATCCAAGTTCCCTTCAATTGGTACCCGCTTCAAG CAACAATTACAAGCTTTGATGGAGACATTGAACACAACAGAACCACATTACATCAGATGTGTAAAGCCGAATACAGTACTAAAGCCTGGAATCTTTGAGAACTACAATGTCTTAAACCAACTAAGATGTGGG GGAGTACTAGAGGCGATTAGGATAAGTTGTGCTGGTTATCCAACCAAAAGAACATTTGATGAGTTCCTTGATCGTTTTGGAATGCTGGCTCCTGATGTTCTAGATGG GTCTGACGAAAAATCAGCTAGCGTTTCCATCTTGGACAGGATGGGTTTGAAGGGCTATCAG ATTGGGAAAACAAAGGTGTTCCTCAGAGCTGGGCAGATGGCTGAGTTAGATGCACGAAGAGCTGAAATTTTGGCTAATGCTGTCAGGCGAATCCAGAGACAAATCCGAACATATCTGGCCAGAAAAGAGTTCATCACCCTAAGAAGAGCTACAATTCATTTGCAGAAACTCTGGAGAG CGCAACTTGCCCGTAAGATATATGAACATATGAGGAAGGAAGCAGCTTCTATCCGTATACAAAAGAATGTCCGTACTCATAGAGCAAGAACATTTTACACTAACTTGCAAGCATCAGCAAAAGCTATCCAAACTGGAATGCGAGCAATGGCAGCACGTAATGAATACAGATACAGAAGAAGAACCAAGGCTGCAACTGTAATTCAG acTCGATGGAGAAGATACCATTCTCTTTCTGCATATAAGCAGCATAAGATCGCAACTCTAgcattgcaatgtctttggagaGCAAGGACAGCTAGGAAGGAGCTTAGAAAGCTCAAGATG GCTGCAAGAGAAACTGGGGCACTAAAGGAAGCTAAGGACAAGCTAGAGAAGCGAGTTGAAGAGCTAACATGGCGACTAGAATTTGAAAAGCACTTGAGg cttGATCTTGAAGAAGCCAAAGGGCAAGAAATTGCAAAACTGCAAAGTTCATTACATGAGATGCAAGGTCAACTAGATGAAGCCCATGCCGCAATAATCCATGAAAAAGAAGCGGCAAGGTTAGCTATAGAACAAGCTCCACCGGTTATCAAAGAGGTGCCAGTTGTGGATAACACCAAGCTGGAGTTACTCAAGAACCAGAATGATGAATTGGAG aaTGAGCTAAGTGagctgaagaagaagatggaggAATTCGAGAATAAGTGTTCTGAACTTGAGAAAGAGAGCAAAGCAAGAATTATAGAAGCTGAAGAATCACACCAGAAAACAATGAAACTTCAAGACGCCATTGAAAG ATTGGAATTAAATTTGTCCAACCTCGAATCAGAGAATCAAGTTTTACGGCAGCAGGCTTTGGATGCATCAACAAATGAGGATCTCTCTGAAGAATTAAAAAT ACTCAAGAGTAAGATTGCAGAGCTGGAGTCAGAGAATGAATTGCTCCACAAACAACCAGCAATTGTGGAACAGGTAGCGACTCCTGAAAGGATTCTGCCTCAAGTCAAG AGTTTTGAGAATGGACATCAAACAGAAGAAGAGCCTCAAATGACAAAG GAATCCGGGCCTCCCATCTCCCTCTTAACTACACAAAGACCCCTAACAGACAGGCAGCAG GAAAACCATGATGTACTTATCAAGTGTCTTACAGAAGATAAGCGGTTTGATGAGACCAGACCTGTTGCCGCCTGTGTTGTGTATAAATCACTTCTTCAGTGGAGATCCTTCGAAGCAGAGAAGACAACTATATTTGATAGGATTATTCACACAATTCGATCATCAATAGAG AGTCAAGACAACATCACTGATCTAGCATATTGGCTATCAACAACTTCTACCCTTTTGTATCTGCTTCAAAATACTCTTAAAGCAAGCAACACAACCAAAATATCTTCACAGCGTAACCGAACATCCCCTGCTACCTTATTTGGTAGAATGGCACTG GGATTCCGTGCATCTTCAGTAGGCATGGGAATGTCAAGTGGGTACAGTGGAATGGTGGGAAAAGGGAATGATCAATCAAAAGTGGAAGCTAAGTACCCAGCACTGCTGTTTAAGCAACATCTGACTGCATACGTGGAGAAAATATACGGGCTGATCAGAGACAGTGTGAAGAAAGAGATTGGTCCatttttgaatttgtgcatCCAA GCTCCAAGATCCATAAGAGCTAGATCAATAAGAGGGTCATCCAAAAATATCCATTTGAGTATTGTTGCCAAACAGCAATCGTCAAATATACACTGGCAAAGCATTGTCAATAAGCTAGATCAGACCTTGGGCATAATGACAGAGAACCAT GTCCCTCCTGTATTCACAAGGAAAATCTTTAGTCAGGTTTTCTCATTCATAAATGTACAGCTTTTTAATAG CTTATTGCTTCGTCGTGAGTGCTGCTCATTTAGCAATGGAGAGTATGTAAAGGCTGGTTTGCAGGAATTGGAACAGTGGTGTCTCAAAGCATCAGATCAG TTCGCAGGATCGTCATGGGATGAACTCCGACACATAAGACAAGCTATTGGGTTTCTG GTTTCGCATCAAAAGGCTCAAAAATCTTCGGATGAGATCACAAATGAACTCTGCCCA aTGTTGAGCATTCCACAAATATATCGCATTGGGACTATGTTCTTGGATGACAAATATGGAACTCAGGGATTATCTTCAGAT GTGATTGGCAGAATGAGAACCCTAATGGCAGAAGATTCAATAAGCATGCCTAATAATACATTCTTACTTGATGTTGATTCAAG CATACCTTTTTCAATGGAAGAGATATTCGGATCCTTGAGTGCAATCCACTTATCCAACATGGATCCTCCACCGCTACTCCGTCAAAGATCtgatttccattttttattgcaGGAAACACAGACAGAAACAGCCTAA